Proteins from a genomic interval of Trifolium pratense cultivar HEN17-A07 linkage group LG6, ARS_RC_1.1, whole genome shotgun sequence:
- the LOC123889858 gene encoding two-component response regulator ARR14-like: MDMRKEETCGSICSKTSVSINENGCEISEANEDEESKQNNNGGISSSNSTIEENSEKKPSVRPYVRSKFPRLRWTPDLHFRFLHAVQRLGGQERATPKLVLQLMNIKGLSIAHVKSHLQMYRSKKVVDTNKVLGDHRLLVDNGDKNVYNLTQLPMLQGYTPNQTSSNRCGYGDDSIAMYENMVHMSSINESRADFYGRMIERTNNNNINNMEVHNIFQVNSSNFRELSTSKVHEPNDNFLSFCGNESFRLSKKDDQPREQELMPNDNQVDLKTLKRKASNMDLDLDLSLKLNSRIIGDDHKNQGIIEDHHEVGSNLSLSLYSQSSYNLCKRKKEGQDDSKEQEKRVNIGLDLTI; this comes from the exons ATGGATATGAGGAAGGAAGAAACATGTGGCTCAATATGTTCCaagacaagtgtttcaattaaTGAAAATGGTTGCGAAATTAGTGAAgcaaatgaagatgaagaaagtAAGCAAAACAACAATGGAGGAATAAGCTCAAGCAATAGTACTATTGAAGAGAATTCTGAGAAGAAACCATCAGTGAGACCTTATGTTAGATCCAAGTTTCCTAGGCTACGTTGGACTCCTGATCTTCATTTTCGATTTCTTCATGCTGTTCAAAGACTTGGTGGACAAGAGA GAGCAACTCCAAAATTGGTTCTTCAATTGATGAATATAAAAGGTTTGAGTATTGCTCATGTGAAGAGTCATTTGCAg ATGTATAGAAGCAAGAAAGTAGTTGACACAAATAAAG TGCTGGGTGATCATAGGCTTCTTGTAGACAATGGAGACAAAAATGTTTATAATCTCACCCAACTTCCTATGCTTCAAGGCTATACTCCAAACCAAACTTCATCAAATAG ATGTGGATATGGAGATGATTCTATTGCTATGTATGAAAACATGGTGCATATGAGTTCAATAAATGAATCTAGAGCTGATTTCTATGGAAGAATGATTGAGAGAACCAATaataacaacatcaataatatggaagttcataatatttttcaagtgaattcttcaaattttagaGAATTATCAACAAGTAAAGTCCATGAACCAAATGATAATTTCCTCTCATTTTGTGGCAATGAATCTTTTAGATTGAGCAAGAAGGATGATCAGCCTAGAGAACAAGAGCTCATGCCTAATGATAATCAAGTGGACTTGAAAACATTGAAAAGAAAAGCTTCAAATATGGACCTTGATTTGGATCTatcacttaaattaaattcaagGATCATTGGTGATGATCATAAGAACCAAGGAATTATAGAGGATCATCATGAAGTTGGAAGCAATTTATCTCTCTCATTGTATTCTCAATCTTCTTATAATCTttgcaaaagaaagaaagaaggacAAGATGATTCTAAGGAGCAAGAGAAAAGAGTGAATATAGGTTTGGATCTAACCATATGA